The genomic segment CGCCTGGACGCCCGGACCCACCTCCAAGTCTACTCTGGAGTATACGACCCAGGAGTAGGGTCCGGTTCCTTCAGAGCAGGCTCCGATGCGATCCGGCGCTGGAGGCCCGGCGAGCGTGACGAAATAGTTTGTCTGGGCCCCTCCGCGCCTGGTGCCCTCCGGCCGATAACTCTTGGGAGGACTGCCATGCGCGACCCCAGGGCGGGCGAATCGACGGCGGTGGGCCGGGAGCGGGGCCGGAGGCCGGGCCGGTGAGCCTCCACCATGTCCTTCCGCTGGTGGCCTTCGGGCTGAACCTGGCCCTGGCCGCCCTCGCCCTCTTCCACAACGCCGGCAGCCGGCTCCACCGGGTGTTCACCTACTTCGTGTCGGCCATGGCGGTATGGAACCTGGGCGTCTTCATGCTGCGCCGCGCGCCCGACCCCTCCGCCGCTTACTTCTGGGAGGTGGCGATCCACGTCGGCGTCATCGCGATGCCCGCCTTCTACTACCACTTCGTGCTGATCTTCCTGGACAGCACCGTGCGGCGGCGCCCCTGGCTGGTGACGGCCTACTTGGTGTCGGTCGTCTTCTCCGCCATCAACCTCAGCGGCGCCTCGGCCTTCATGCAGGGCGTGCTGGCCACGCCCTGGGGCTGGGCGCCGGCGGCTGGCCCGCTTTACAACGTCTTCTTCGCCTATTTCTACTTCTTCCTGCTGGCCGGCCTGCTTCACCTGGCCGCCGCCTACCGCCGGGCCGGCTCCGGCTTCCGCCGCAACCGCATCAAGCTCGTGCTGCTGGGCGCCACGCTCACGATCGCTGGCGGGTTCGTGGACATCATCCGCTTCACGCTGGCCCCCGTGGTGCCCGGGCTCGAGCGCGTCTACCCGGTCGGGATCCCGGCCAACCTGATCTGCGCCGTCATGTTCGGGACTGCCATCGTGCGCTACCGGATGTTCGATCTCAGCGTGGTGGTGAAGAAGGTCGCCGTCTACGGCGCGGTCGGCGCGGCGGTGACGGCGGTCCTCATCGCGCTGACCTGGGTGGTGGAGCAGGCGTTCGGGCTCCACGGCGTCAGCGCGGTGTGGATCGTCGCGCCCCTGGGGCTGATCCTCACGCTGGTGCGCACGCCCCTGGGGCGCCCCCTGGAGGACTGGATCGAGCGGCTGGCCTTCGACAAGCCTCGGGGCTGCCACGACACGCTGGTGGACCTCAGCAAGCGCATGAGCATGATGCTGGAGGTCGGCAGGTTGGTGGACACCCTGGTTCGCGGCCTGCTCCGGGGCATCCCCGTCACCCACTGCGCGCTGCTGGTCTACGACGACAAGGCCGACGGCTTCGTGGTCTGCCGGGAAGAGACCACCAGCGGGGAGACGGCGGGGGTGCGGACCATCCCACGGAGCGGGCGAATCGTCTGCTGGCTGGAGCGGACCGAGGGGGTGCTGGTCAAGGAGGAGGCCATCCTGGACCGGCGCATCGCCCAGCACTTCGAGCCGGCCCTGAGCGAGCTGGAGGAGGTCAACGCCTCCCTCATCGTGCCCATGAAGCTGGAGACCCGGGTGACGGGCATCCTGCTCCTGGGCGAAAAGCTCTCGGGCGCCATCTTCGACGGCCAGGAGCTGGAGCTGCTGTCGGTGCTGGCCAACCAGGCGGCGATCGCCATGGGCAACGCCCGGCTCTACGAGGAGGCCGAGCGCGAGCGCCGGCGCATCAAGGTCCTTTACGAGCTGGCCCGGCGGCTGGCCACCGCGAACGAGGCCGACCGGATCCTCGACCTGATCGTGGAGGAGACCAGCCGGTTGTTGGGCGTGGAGGTGGCAGGCCTGCGCCTGGTCGAGGAGGGGGATCTGGTTCTCAAGGCCTGGACGGGATCGCCGGGGGGCTTCCCCGTACGCCCCCGGCTCCGGATCGGGGAGAGCCTCACCGGGCGGGTGGTGGCCACCAACGCCCCCCTGGTAGTGGACGACGTCCTGGCCGAGCCCCGCTACGACCCCGACCACCGTCGGGCGGCCGAGGCCGCGGGGCTGCACAGCTTCCTGGGCGTGCCCATCGCGGGCAGCGACGGCGCCGCGGCAGGCGTCCTGTACGTCTACGCGCGGCGGCGGCCGTTCAGCGCCGATGAGGTGTCGCTCCTGGGAGCCTTCGCAGACCAGACCTCGGTACTCCTGGAGAAAAGCCGCATGGCCGCCGAGCGCAAGCAGGCTGAGGAGGCGCTGCGGCAGGGGGAGAAGCTGGCCACCATGGGCCAGCTGCTGGCCGGCGTGGCTCACGAGCTGAACAACCCGCTGACGGCCATCGTGGGCTACGCCACGCTGCTGAGCTCGACGCTGCCCGACGGCTCGGCCAAGAGCGCTGCCGGGCACATCGAGACCGCCGCCCACCGCTGCGGACGCATCGTCCGCAACTTCCTGGCCCTGGCCCGCAAGCGCCCACCCGAGCGCAAGCGTGTGGCCCTCAACGAGGTGGTGACCGAGTCGGTGGAGCTGCTGGCCTACCCGCTCAGGGTGGACGACGTCAAGATCACCCAGGACCTGGCCGGCGATCTGCCGGACCTGTGGGCGGACCCCCACCAGCTGCAGCAGGTCGTGGTCAACCTGCTCACCAACGCCCACCACGCCGTGCGGCAGGTCGCCACCCGCCGCCTCAGCGTGATGACGCGCCTCGACGCCGGGCGCGGCCGGGCCGTGCTTCGGGTGGCCGACACCGGGCCCGG from the Candidatus Rokuibacteriota bacterium genome contains:
- a CDS encoding GAF domain-containing protein, with the protein product MSLHHVLPLVAFGLNLALAALALFHNAGSRLHRVFTYFVSAMAVWNLGVFMLRRAPDPSAAYFWEVAIHVGVIAMPAFYYHFVLIFLDSTVRRRPWLVTAYLVSVVFSAINLSGASAFMQGVLATPWGWAPAAGPLYNVFFAYFYFFLLAGLLHLAAAYRRAGSGFRRNRIKLVLLGATLTIAGGFVDIIRFTLAPVVPGLERVYPVGIPANLICAVMFGTAIVRYRMFDLSVVVKKVAVYGAVGAAVTAVLIALTWVVEQAFGLHGVSAVWIVAPLGLILTLVRTPLGRPLEDWIERLAFDKPRGCHDTLVDLSKRMSMMLEVGRLVDTLVRGLLRGIPVTHCALLVYDDKADGFVVCREETTSGETAGVRTIPRSGRIVCWLERTEGVLVKEEAILDRRIAQHFEPALSELEEVNASLIVPMKLETRVTGILLLGEKLSGAIFDGQELELLSVLANQAAIAMGNARLYEEAERERRRIKVLYELARRLATANEADRILDLIVEETSRLLGVEVAGLRLVEEGDLVLKAWTGSPGGFPVRPRLRIGESLTGRVVATNAPLVVDDVLAEPRYDPDHRRAAEAAGLHSFLGVPIAGSDGAAAGVLYVYARRRPFSADEVSLLGAFADQTSVLLEKSRMAAERKQAEEALRQGEKLATMGQLLAGVAHELNNPLTAIVGYATLLSSTLPDGSAKSAAGHIETAAHRCGRIVRNFLALARKRPPERKRVALNEVVTESVELLAYPLRVDDVKITQDLAGDLPDLWADPHQLQQVVVNLLTNAHHAVRQVATRRLSVMTRLDAGRGRAVLRVADTGPGVPPEIGARIFEPFFTTKPVGQGTGLGLSLCQGIVESHGGSIALESLPGYGAVFRVEVPVERPLALEPGGAETATPAAVPARTILVVDDEAPVRSLLSDVLALDGHRVGAAPDARTALRMLDDGLYDLIVSDIRMPGLDGPALYREVERRRLSSPPIFVFMTGDVLGAETLKFLEQTRARCLSKPFSMDDIRRAIRQALSEAAVLS